In the genome of Candidatus Eisenbacteria bacterium, the window TCCACCAGCCGGTCGATGCGACGCTCCGAGAGCGACGCGATCTCGGCCACCGCGATCTTGAGATAGTCGGCGGCCAGCCCGATCGGCTGAGCGTGGAACAGTCCGGCCGAGATCACCTCGTCGCTCTCGGGGAACACCAGCGGATTGTCGTTGACCGACTCGATCTCGATCTCGAGCTGCTGTTCGACGTGCAGCAGGGCGTCGTAGGAGGCGCCCATGACCTGCGGCACGCAGCGCAGACTGTAAGCGTCCTGCACGCGCCCGCAGTTCTCGTGCGAGGCCACGATCGCACTGTCTTCGGCGTAGGCCCGCAGGCGTCGCGCGGTCTCGAGCGCGCCCCGATACGGACGCAGTCGCTGCACGGCCTCACGAGCCGGCCGGAACGAACCCATGAGCACTTCGGTCGAGAGCGCCGCCGCCGCCACGCCCGCCTCCCACACCGCGCGCGCATCGGCGGCGCCGAGCAGCGCGAATGCGGTCGAAAACTGGGTGCCGTTGATGAGGGCGAGCCCTTCCTTGGCCTCGAGCGTGAGCGGCTGGAGCCCGGCGTTTCGAAGCGCGAGTGCCGCCGGCAACCGCGGCGCATCCGGCTTGATCCCGAGTCCGAGCCACGCTTCGCCCTCGCCGATCAGCACGCTCGCCAGATGCGCGAGCGGCGCCAGATCGCCCGAAGCACCGACCGATCCCTGGACAGGAACCACCGGGGTGACGTCGGCTTCCAGCAGTGCGAGCAAGCCCTCGACGATCTCGGGCCGGCAGCCCGATGCCCCGCGCGCGAGCGACGCCGCGCGCAACAGCATCATGGCTCGCACCACGTCGGTCGGGGCGTAGCGTCCGACTCCGGCGCGATGGGAACGCAGCAGGTTGAGCTGCAGATCACGCACCTGCTCGGGCGGGATCGTGCGGTTCTTGAGTTCGCCGAAGCCGGTGGTGACGCCGTAGATCACGCGGCCCGACTGGACCGCCCGCTCGACCACCGCGCGACTCTCGCGCATTCGTCCGCGCGCCGCGGCCCCGAGCGTCGCCTTCTCGCCCTCGCGCGCCACCCGAACCACATCGTCGATCGTCAGCGGACGGCTGCCGAGTTCGATCACACGCCCTCCCTTTCGAGTTCTCTCACGACGCGCCCTCGTGGCGCGTCCCGTTCGGAGCCAGCTCGGTCCGCTCGCGCGGCACCGCGTCGAGGAACCGCGCGGCCGCCGCGGCGAGCGCATCGACGTCGCCGTGCACTTCCGGCATGCCGGGCAGCGCGTCGAGAAACGGACGCCGGTAGGACGCCCGCACGATGCGCGGATCGCACACCACCAGCACGCCGCGATCGTCGCGTCGCCGAATCAGCCGCCCCACGCCCTGCCGAAATCTCAACACCGCCTCGGGCACCGCGTCGTGTCGAAACGGATCGAGCCCGCGTGCCGCCACCGCCTCCCCGCGCGCTTCGACGCGCGGATCGTCCGGGACCGAGAACGGCAGCCGCGCGACCACCAGAACCTCGAGCGATTCGCCCGGAAAGTCGACACCTTCCCACAGGCTTTGGACGCCGAGCAAGACCGCGCCGCTGGCGGCGCGGAATCGTTCGCTCACCAGTGTCGCGGGGCCGTCCCACACCTGCGCAATGAGTCGCGACGGGTCGTCCAGATGCGTTCGCAACCACTCACGCGCACGGCGCAGCCGCTCGTGCGCGGTGAAGAGCACCAGTTGATTCCGGCCGGTCGCACGCGCCAGCGCCGCCACCACCCGCGCCACGCTTTCGGCCTCGTCCGCGAGATTCGACTCGGAGACGAAGCTGCGCATCTGCTCGCCGAGCGCGAACGGCGATTCGTAGCTGACGGATTCGTACGGCACCCCGTGCGACTCCCCGAGCCCGAGGCGTTCGGCGATGAAGCGAAAGTCTCCGGCGCTGGTGAGCGTCGCCGAGGTCAGTACCACCGCCGGTGCGCGGCCGATCACCAGCCGGCGTGCATGGCCGCCGACTTCGACCGGACAGCCGCGCAGCTCGACGCCGCGTCCGCCCGAGGTTCGCCAGTGCACCCAGCCCGGCTCCGACGCCTCGCCGAGCACCAGCAGATCATGCGCGAGCGCATCCCACACCGCCCCGGTGTGCTCGAGGTCCGCGACCAGCGCTTCGGAGCGTGTGCGCTCCGCACCCTCTCCCGGTCGCGTCGCGATCTCGGCCGCCAGCGATCGCACCGTGCGCGAGAAGCCGCCCGCATGCGCGTGCAGCCGTTCGAGCGGCTCCAGGTCGGCGCCCAGCAACTCGCTCGCGGAACGGTAGCGCGCACGCGAACCGTAGAGGGAGTCCCGTTCGCCGGCCGGCTCGATGGCGGCGAAGAAGCGCTCGGCATCGGCGCGCGTTTCGGTCACGCGTCGCACCAGTCCCTCGATCACTTCAGCCAGCCGCTGGCGCGCGTCGGCATCGAACAACGGCAGCTCGCGGCGTCTCAGTCGCGCGGCAAGCCCGCCGCGGCCGTTCGACCTCGCGTCGGACTCCGGTTCCTCGGCCTCGCCACCGCGACGACCCGCTCCGACCAGTCGCAGCGCATCCTCGATGCGATGGCGCGAGACGCCACGTTCGAGCTGCGCCAGCAGTACGCCTTCGAGTCGATGGGCCTCGTCGACGATCAGCGCGTCGAACTCGGGCAGCAGCCCCTCGGCGTCACCCGAGAGCGCGAGCAACGCGTGGTTGACGATCAGGAGTCGCGCCTCGACGGCCCGCCGCCGCGCGCGCACCCAGTGACACTCGCGGCCGCGGCGGCAGCCGAGCCCCGAGCAGCCGACCGGATCGGTCGCGACTCGCGGACGCAGGCGTCGGAAGAGTTCGGCGTCGGGGGCCGGGAACAGATCGAGGTCGCCGGAGGACTCGGTGCTCGCCCAGTGTCTCAGCGCCTCGACGGTCTCGCGCTCATCGTCGTCACGCGCGGCGAGCCCGTCGAGCGCCGACCCGCACAGATAGTTCTGCTTGCCCTTGAGGCGCGCGCACGGCACGTCGAGATCCAGCACTTGGAGCACCGCCGGCAGGTCGCGCTCGAACAGCTGGTCCTGGAGCGAGCGCGTGCAGGTCGCGACCACCACGCGCCGCCCCGCGGCGGCGGCGTACACGGCGGGGATCAGGTAGGCCAGCGACTTGCCGACCCCGGTCGGTGCCTCCGCGAGCCGCACCCCGCCGCGCTCGAGTGTGCGCGCGACGTCGATCGCGAGCTCGCGCTGCGAGGGGCGCACCTCGTAGCGAGTCCAGCGATCGGCGAGCGCTCCGCCGGGTGCGAACGACGCGTCCACCTGGGCCTCGAGCGACACGGCGAGCGGCTCCCTTTAGAAGAGTGAGGTGAGTTGCAGGTGGAGCCGGCCCTCGAGCAGCGGACGTCCGGGTTCGAGACCGAAGTCGAGTCCGACCACACCGGCCGCGGCCGGGAGCCGGAGGCCGAACCCTACACCGTCGAAGGAACGTGTCGCCACGCGCGTGCCGCCCGTGGCGAGCGGCAATCGCGTGCCGGTGAACGCGTGATCCCAGAACAGCGCGATGCGTTCGCCTCGACGGCTGCCGAACAGGCGCCATTCGAGACGCGAGAGCGCGTAGCGATCGACCCGGAGCTGCTGCTCGTCGAAGCCGCGCAGCGAGGACGCCCCACCGAGCGGGAAGCGATCGTGCAGCTCGAGCTGATCGCGGGCGCTGAAGCGGCCGGAGCCGAGCAACTCGAGGGCGAGCCCGGCCCGCGAGCGCGGGCGCAGCGGACGGTGCCACTCGAGCAGCGCGCGCGCGGTCGCGAGCGTGGTCTTGCGACGCGTGCCGTCGACCAGTCGCTCGCGCTGAAACGTCTGCGAGCCCTCGATGCGTCCGCGGATCCCGCGTCGCGGCTCGACCAGATCGTCCCGCACGTCGCTCTCGATCGCGAAACCGGTCAGCGCGGCCTCGACCGAGCGCACGGCGCCGAGTCGCGAGACCACGCGCTGATCCTGCAGCTCGAGTTCGAGCCGCCTTCGCGCTTCGAGGCCGAAGGTGAGTCGAAGGCCCGCGTCGGTGCGCGTGAAGAGCGTGTCCTGCAAGTCGTGCGTCACCGCGCCCTCGAGCGCCAGCGGTCCTCCGAACAGCAGTGGCTCCGCGTAGCGCGCATGGAAGCGCTGCAGTCCGGGTCCGTCCGACCGCCATGCGAGCCGCAGCGCGCGTCCGGTGCCGGCGAGGTTGTCGAGCTTGAGATCGGCGAGGCCCACGAGCCGGCCTTCGCCCTGAATGCCGAGTGCCGCCTCGGCCGCCGAGTAGCGCGGCTCCTCGACTTTGTACACCAGATCGGCACGCGTGAAGTCGCCGCGCCCCTCGAGTCCCGCCCACTCGACGGTGCGGAACAGACCCGAGCGCGCCAATCGGTCGCGCCCGATACGAGCACGGCTCGGTCGATAGGGCGCGCCTTCGAGTGCGCCCACCAGCCGACGCGCGAACGCGGGACGAGTCGCGCGCAACCCGTCCACGCGCACCCGTTCGATCGTCACCGCGGGGCCACGCGCCGCGCTGAGCCTCAGGCTTGCGCCGATGCTGTCCCACTCGAACGAGGTGATCGACAGTTCGGCGTAGGGAAAGCCCTGTTCGACCACGCGATCGAGCGCGCGATCGAGCGCCGCTCCGATGGCGCCCGGTGCGGCCCAGCTTCCGGTGACAAGGTCGAGCGCAGCGGCGAACGCGATCGAATCTTCGCGGCTCGAGGTCTCGAGCGTGACCCTCGCGAGCCTCGTGCGCCGCCCCTCGGCGACCTCGATCCGCCATGCCGCGGAAGGACTCCCCGACGCGCTGTCGCGCGCCACCGCGCGCGCACGTGCGTCGAGCCATCCGGACTCCTGAAGCTCGTGAACGAGACGCGCGAGGCCCAGCACCACGGTGCTTGAATCGGTCGCGCCAGGGGCCCGTTCGAACAGCGCCTCGATGCGACGCGACGCGATCGAAGCGCCCCGCACCTCGACCGGCACCCGCGCCGCATCGGCGGGGCGCGGCGGCTGAAGCGCGACGACGACCAGCACCACGGCGCCGACCAGGCTGCGCAGGGCGACGCGTGCATGCAACCTCCGAGACGCTCGAGACGGGCTCAAAAGTAAGCCCTCACTTCCGCGCGGCCGGTCTGGAGCAGGTCGCGGCCCGGCCGATCCTGCAGCGCCCAGCTGATTCCGACCGTGCTGCTTTCGAGTACTCGATAGTCGACGCGGAGCGTCGCATCCCAGCGCGGCGGTCCTGCAGGATCGATGCTCGGCACCAGCGAGAGTGGTGCCGGTCCCGAGAAGAACGCGCGCCGCGCGGAGACGTCGACGCGCCCCGCACGCCCCACCGCGAGCCCGAGATCCGGGCCCACGCGCACCACGCGCGTCCGCTCGGTCGCACCCGCGGAGCGCGTCCATGCGAGGTCTCCGACGCCGACCGCACGCAGCCGCGTGCTGCTGCTGAATGCGAGCTGGGTCGTCAAGCCGATCTCCTCGAGCGTGCGCCGAAACGGCGCCGCCCCGGCGAACGCCTGCGAAGCGGCCTGGCGGACGGCTCGCCCCTCGAGTTCGGCGGTCCACGCGGCTCCCGGACGACCGCGCCATCGCGCGCTGGCACTGCGGTCGTCTCGGGTCTGGGCGAAGTTGTCGAAGCTCCGGTCCGCGCTCACGCGCCGCTCGAGCCGCACGCGCACCGCCGCGCGCGGCGAGGACGGAGCTCCCTCGAACTCGAGACGTTGCGTGATCGCGCCGCGCACCAGATCGGCGTCGCCGAGCGCGCGGCGCGGCGGAACTGCGAGATCGAGCACGTTCAACGTGCCGCGGCGGCGCGCCTCGCTCTCGAACACCAGCTCGAGCCGCGAACCGGCGAATCGGTCACTCGGAGCCTGCCACGCGAGCCGCGCGCTGGTGGCCGCGCGCCCCACCCGCTCGAGTTCGGCACCGGTCACCAGCACCAGATCGTAGCTGCCGGCACCTACCAGGTTTCCGAGGCTGTCGTAGGCGCCGTTGCCTGCTCCCACGAACTGCACCTGGCGCAAGCGCACGCTCTGACCTTCGCTCGTCACTTCGACACCCGCCTGGCCGGAGAGCCCGGCGGTCGGGCGCGTGCCGCGCAGCAGCAGGCTCGCAAGATCCGATCGCACCCGTTCTCCGCTCGCGAGCGTGCGGTAGTCGCGACGCTGGCCTTCGAGCGCCAGCGTGATCGGCGCCGGGGCCGACTCGAGACGCGCGCCGAGCGTGCGTGCTTCGGTGCGGTCGTCGAAGGTGGCCGCCTGGACGTAAGCCTCGCGACGAATGCTGCCGGCGAGCCGTGCGCGCCACGCGAAGCGCGAGGGCGCTTTGAGCTCGCCCGCCAGCTCGCGCGAGCGCGCCGCGTTCTCGGTCGAGTCGGAGGGGCTGCGGCGCTCGTCCCACAGCACCCGGACCGCGGGCTCGAGCCACCGGCTGACCAGCGAGAGGTCAGCGGATCTCAGATCGCGCCCGCCACGCTCGAAGGTACGGTCCTCGGCGCGGCCCTCGGCGCGATCCCACAACGCGCGCGCGTTCAACGCTCCGCTGCGCGACCAGCTCAGGGCGTGACGCACCGCGGAGTAGCGATTGGGCGTGCGCAGTCCCGACACACTCGCCCGCCATTCTCCGGCGCGCGGGTCTCGCACGAAGCCCGACACTTCCGCGGTGCGCTGGTGATCGAGGTCGTCGCCGACCGGCACGCCCCAGCCTTCTTCGGCGTAGGCCCGCTCGAGGCGATCGAACGGCGCGAAGCGTCGCTCCACCGCGCGGATGCGTGCGCCAAAGCCGGCACCCGAGAGGCGCGTGGCCGAATGGCGCTCGTAGTTCATGCGCCCCTCGAGCGCACCGCCCGCATTGTCGCGATCGTCGAGACTCGAGAACGAGTTGCGATCGAGCTCCGAGAGCGCGCCGTCGATCGCCAGAGTCACGGCACCTCGCTGATAGCCGCCCCCGAGCGACATCACGTGATGCGTGGTCGGCAGCGGCAGCGAACGACCGATCGCATGAGTTCCCGCGGCAGCCCCGGCGTAACGAAATGTCGTGCGCCCCGCCACGCTCGCCGAATCGAGGTAGTCCCCACGCCCCGAACCGACGAACACGAACCGCACGTCGAAGTCACCCGAATCGGGCGCAACGAACGCGTAGTAGGGTCCGCCGGGCGATTGAACCAGGTCGTAGTCGCCGCCACCTGCGGTCACACCCGAGCCGATCGCGCGCTCGACCGAGTCGCCGGCACCCGACAACACCAGCCGATCTTCGACCGCCAGGGCGCCGGCGATCGGGCGCCCGCGGTCGTCGCCCTCACTCGCGTAGCTCGCGCCCAGACGCCACGGTCCGGTCGCCCATCCGCTCGACGCCACGGTCACGTTGCGCCGGAAGCGATCGAGGTCGAACTGGTACTCGACACTGACGCGGCTCGACGAGGACACCGGCCGATGGTTCGTGAAGGTGATCTCGCCGCGTTCGTAGTCGATCGAATAGTCGGCGCTCTCGCCGCGGGTCAGCCGCTCGCCGTCGAGAGTCACGGCCTCACTGCCGGTCACGATGCCGATCGCCGCTTCGCCGCTCGCATTGGTGAGCACGTACGGTCCCTGCCGGCCCTCGATGCCGAAGAACTCGACCCGTCGGTACTCCCCCTCGGCGCTCGCGGCCGCCAGACTGCCCTCGAGGCCGCCGCGTTGGACGCGGCCCGAGACACCCTGCAGGCGGCGCTCCATGCGCAGGAAGGGACCGCGTTCCACGCGCACCGTGATGTCGCCGAGCTCGGCCTCGGCGCCCGGCGAACGCACCTTGAGCAACAGTCGATCGAGCGAGCGCAGCTCCTCGCTCGCGCCGCCGGCCCCCAGTGCGGCGCTGCGATCGGTGAGAATGCCGGACACCTCGACGCCGGGCGCCAGCGTGCCCGAGACCGTGAGGTCGAGCGACTGCTTGAGAAACGCATCCTGATTGGAACCGAACTCGACCGCCAGCGTCTTGCTTCCGGCCAGCGTCAGCTCACTCCCGAGTGGCGCCTCGGAAGGGATCCGCGACGTCACCGGGCGCGGTGTCGCGGCGAGTGGACCGCGCGCGGTGTCGCCGGCCGCACGGTCGGGTGCGATCGAGCGACGGTATTCATAGCGCCGCCGCTCGAGCATCGGCGGATCGAGCAGCCGGCACGCCGAGACCCACAGGGTCTCGCCCGCGACCGGAGCGACCAGCAGGCGCAGCACTCCGCGCGTGCGATCGATGACGAAGTCTCGATCGCGCATCAGCTCGCGATCGCGCACCCGCACGCGTTCGGTGCCGGCGCGCAGGAACGTGACCGGCAGCGGATAGATCACCGCACCACCGCGCACCACGACCGGCCAGGTCCCGCATGCGGGATCCGGAACTTCGATCGCCGCGCGCGCGGGCACCGC includes:
- a CDS encoding BamA/TamA family outer membrane protein; protein product: MHARVALRSLVGAVVLVVVALQPPRPADAARVPVEVRGASIASRRIEALFERAPGATDSSTVVLGLARLVHELQESGWLDARARAVARDSASGSPSAAWRIEVAEGRRTRLARVTLETSSREDSIAFAAALDLVTGSWAAPGAIGAALDRALDRVVEQGFPYAELSITSFEWDSIGASLRLSAARGPAVTIERVRVDGLRATRPAFARRLVGALEGAPYRPSRARIGRDRLARSGLFRTVEWAGLEGRGDFTRADLVYKVEEPRYSAAEAALGIQGEGRLVGLADLKLDNLAGTGRALRLAWRSDGPGLQRFHARYAEPLLFGGPLALEGAVTHDLQDTLFTRTDAGLRLTFGLEARRRLELELQDQRVVSRLGAVRSVEAALTGFAIESDVRDDLVEPRRGIRGRIEGSQTFQRERLVDGTRRKTTLATARALLEWHRPLRPRSRAGLALELLGSGRFSARDQLELHDRFPLGGASSLRGFDEQQLRVDRYALSRLEWRLFGSRRGERIALFWDHAFTGTRLPLATGGTRVATRSFDGVGFGLRLPAAAGVVGLDFGLEPGRPLLEGRLHLQLTSLF
- the hutH gene encoding histidine ammonia-lyase, which gives rise to MRSPRRPRGSSTRCRASGPSWLRTGRATRARRERTRKGGRVIELGSRPLTIDDVVRVAREGEKATLGAAARGRMRESRAVVERAVQSGRVIYGVTTGFGELKNRTIPPEQVRDLQLNLLRSHRAGVGRYAPTDVVRAMMLLRAASLARGASGCRPEIVEGLLALLEADVTPVVPVQGSVGASGDLAPLAHLASVLIGEGEAWLGLGIKPDAPRLPAALALRNAGLQPLTLEAKEGLALINGTQFSTAFALLGAADARAVWEAGVAAAALSTEVLMGSFRPAREAVQRLRPYRGALETARRLRAYAEDSAIVASHENCGRVQDAYSLRCVPQVMGASYDALLHVEQQLEIEIESVNDNPLVFPESDEVISAGLFHAQPIGLAADYLKIAVAEIASLSERRIDRLVDARVSELPAVLANEPGLESGYMLAQYTAAALVSENKVLCHPASVDSIPTGGGIEDHVSMAPIAARHLRQVVDNAARVIALELLCGCRALEFRRPLAAGLGSERLYGTVRRLVPAPEGDRPLSEPCETIARWVLSRQPQKLAEEVLAS
- a CDS encoding DEAD/DEAH box helicase, whose protein sequence is MSLEAQVDASFAPGGALADRWTRYEVRPSQRELAIDVARTLERGGVRLAEAPTGVGKSLAYLIPAVYAAAAGRRVVVATCTRSLQDQLFERDLPAVLQVLDLDVPCARLKGKQNYLCGSALDGLAARDDDERETVEALRHWASTESSGDLDLFPAPDAELFRRLRPRVATDPVGCSGLGCRRGRECHWVRARRRAVEARLLIVNHALLALSGDAEGLLPEFDALIVDEAHRLEGVLLAQLERGVSRHRIEDALRLVGAGRRGGEAEEPESDARSNGRGGLAARLRRRELPLFDADARQRLAEVIEGLVRRVTETRADAERFFAAIEPAGERDSLYGSRARYRSASELLGADLEPLERLHAHAGGFSRTVRSLAAEIATRPGEGAERTRSEALVADLEHTGAVWDALAHDLLVLGEASEPGWVHWRTSGGRGVELRGCPVEVGGHARRLVIGRAPAVVLTSATLTSAGDFRFIAERLGLGESHGVPYESVSYESPFALGEQMRSFVSESNLADEAESVARVVAALARATGRNQLVLFTAHERLRRAREWLRTHLDDPSRLIAQVWDGPATLVSERFRAASGAVLLGVQSLWEGVDFPGESLEVLVVARLPFSVPDDPRVEARGEAVAARGLDPFRHDAVPEAVLRFRQGVGRLIRRRDDRGVLVVCDPRIVRASYRRPFLDALPGMPEVHGDVDALAAAAARFLDAVPRERTELAPNGTRHEGAS